A window of Solanum stenotomum isolate F172 chromosome 3, ASM1918654v1, whole genome shotgun sequence contains these coding sequences:
- the LOC125858718 gene encoding miraculin-like: MKKCISTILSFLLVSSLVAFSHEFSNNGNDVSHAVLDMDGEPLKMNEEYSILSVLPGGGSVYLTNINKRTECPNDVVLDSSGEFDNSTAVLFYSMQLGSDHVVYENQDVSIMFSTSSSTKSCFNETVWKAGYYFLGPEYPPPRFVITGGTLGFPGPNNIENWFKIEKDETGRPHSYKLRYCPSQFMCPTCQFDCADVGLYQDKGYTRLALNNKPYPFGFSKVNRNDA, from the coding sequence atgaagAAGTGTATTAGTACTATATTGAGTTTCCTGTTGGTTTCAAGTTTGGTTGCCTTTTCTCATGAATTTTCTAATAATGGGAATGATGTATCCCATGCTGTGCTGGACATGGACGGCGAACCACTCAAGATGAACGAGGAGTACTCCATTCTGAGTGTTCTCCCGGGAGGCGGAAGCGTATacttaactaatattaataaGCGTACCGAATGCCCAAATGACGTTGTGCTTGACAGTTCTGGTGAATTTGATAACAGCACAGCCGTGTTGTTTTATTCTATGCAACTTGGAAGTGATCATGTTGTTTATGAAAACCAAGATGTTAGTATAATGTTctcaacttcttcttcaactaAGTCATGTTTTAACGAAACTGTTTGGAAAGCTGGTTATTACTTTCTAGGGCCGGAGTATCCACCACCTAGGTTTGTTATAACTGGTGGTACCTTAGGATTTCCAGGACCTAATAACATAGAGAACTGGTTCAAAATTGAGAAAGATGAGACGGGGAGACCTCATTCTTACAAGTTAAGGTATTGTCCTAGTCAATTTATGTGTCCTACATGCCAATTTGATTGTGCAGATGTCGGATTGTACCAAGATAAGGGATACACCCGTCTGGCTCTCAATAACAAGCCTTATCCCTTTGGCTTTAGCAAAGTAAACAGGAATGATGCATAG